The DNA segment CCGGGCATTATCTTTTGAGATAAGAGCTATCTCTGCCAATTGAATGTTACCACTTACAGTGATGCTTTGCCAATAGACAGAGGAAGGTGACAGATAACTAACGCAACCCATTTTTTCTCACCGTTTGAATCATACAACAAATCAGCCTTAGAATAATTGTTGGTTGTAAATTGAATATGAATGAATCTCAAACTCCCCATGTCAATCCCAACACCTACAAATAGAAGGCAAACATtcaaattaacaaaaacaatatgATAAAATTTCAACATCAAGAACATGCACAAACAAGCATTGGCAAACTTCCGCTTATTCACCACATGCCCAATGTAATCACTTATCAATGGCAAACTTCCCTGCAGGCCCAAACCAAACAAGAAGCAATCAGCTGCTAGATATATTAACTTTTAGGATCCAACCATTAATTTAAACACAAgcttataaaaatcatataagaaTACTATTAATAGAAATCAATGAGTCATATTGacaattagttttttatctGTAAAAATCACACGTAAGTGCTCTCCCCAATTATTCATCGCAACACAGCTGCAAACCCAAGGTAGGACTCAAACTAAAGATGACTGATTAAATCAAAACAATCATGTAGCAATTGATCCACGTGCTTAGTGGTTGACAGTagtttatttgaaatatttataaaagtatataaaataaaaattggatggTAACAGTGTAATACCCCTAATCTGGTGAAGTCATCGATAATAGTGACACAGGCACCGAGTTTTGTTGCAACCAAGCTAGGCAAGGAAGTTCCAACACCTAGATGCATGAatacaataagaaaaaataatggagAATAATAAATGAGCACATAACATTAGACAAGAATTTGAAATAAGAGGGTACCTAAACAACGTTGGCTCCTAAAAATCGATGATTGTGCTGCCAAACATACTCGGCGAGAACTACGCTGCAGGGCCACAGGAATAGGCCATATTCGTCCTTCATGTTCCGCGAGAAGAAGAGTAAATGTTAGTTGGTTGGGAAATTCATGGAGAGTGTAGTGGGATTGGGAAGTGAAAAACCTTGATGTTGGAGATGGAGAAGCTTGGTGCTTCATAATCATTGCCGAAACAGTGCTGAGAAACGGTGGTCATGGTGAGACTGTCATTATTCCAATCTTTCTCCTCCATGGCTCTCATCGGAAGGAGTTAACTGAAACCTCTAAAATTGTCACGTTGGATAGTTTATGTGACACTAAAATTGTTAACAATGTATCTCACTAACGacgttatttttaaatttaacggCAATGactattttgtaaaacttatgcaaagataaaaactattttttacatttcaaaaaaatatgaacTAATTTGTAAAATGGATCAAAAGTCAGAGATCAAAATGCTAATTCACTGTGAAAGGATTATGTACTCTCCTAGATTATGGCTCAATCTCCATTATAGATAGATATTAGTGAGTATTCCTAACacttgcaataaaataaaatgataaattttatatttaaaatattctttgatAAATAGAGAAATAGGACATAAACATACAAATATcgtgtaaaaaaataaagtcaaaGAGTACACCATAATTTGCTACAATGTTATGCAAATTTACAACTGCCGAGAAATTGAGAAATTGCATGTGGGCAAAAggcaaatactaaaaaaaagaaaagaaaaagattcaaCCGTGTTGTATTGTGTTGTTAAAGTAAGGATATGTTTAttcaaaagttagaaaaaagaaaaagtatagtATTGGATTGTTCCTTTCAGTTTGTTGGACTTTGCTTAAcaccaaaaaaataagttagaaaatcaaatctcacatttttttgaataaaagcATATACAGTAGTATAAtctaaatcaattaaaatatctgtctgaataatattttgataattgaaaaattaattcgCAACGTAAATTCCACGaaattgtaataataataaaagcagGTAAAAAGCGTGATGATCcaatccaaatccaaatccaaatccaactAACTAGGTACGCGTAGATGGTTTCAAAATGTAAACTGTGTGAAAGTGAAAGTAAACTGTGTGAAAGTCAAAGATGGCTCTCGGAAGGAAGGAAACAGAGAGAGCGAAGGTGGACCCGAACAAGATACGTTTGGTCGTGTCTGACCATCAACAATGTTActgtttaatgttttttttttttttaaagataaaaaagtatGATTGTGACAGGAGAAGCGACAAGTGCAGGTGGGATAATCCTCTCTGCTTCATTTCCAAAAACAACAAACAAGATCTCTCAGATTTCGATCCTCCGAATCTCCCTCTTTTCATTTTCACattcttcttattatttattcacCCTTTTCCCCTAACTTCACCATTCATTATAAAGCATAAccatctctctctcttcattcttgaggtcttctttcattttataccattcttcttatttctttttaccAATCACTACTTATTCAATCCAAGGATGGCTGCCGCCGGCGATCTTTTCAGGCATGGTTTGCCGGAAGTTGGTGGTGCCGGGAAGTTACACGTGCTTGCTGTTGATGACAGCCACGTGGACCGCAAGGTGATCGAGCGGTTGCTCAAAATCTCGTCTTGCAAAGGTAAAGAGCTAAAGATGCTGAATTTGAGTGTCTTTTGTTGTTCTTTTTCTATTGGGTTCTGATGGTTGTTAGATATGGGTTCTTTGGCAGTGACGGTGGTGGAAAGTGGTAGCAGGGCTCTACAGTATCTGGGGTTGGATGGAGAAAAAAGTTCCATTGGTTTTGATGTAAGAAAACTTGGCTTTTGAATTGTTAAAGGCACTTCTTTTCAGGTTACTCGGAAGTGAAGCTTATGTTGttatttgatgattgttttgacAGAGTGTGGATGTTAATTTGATAATGACGGATTATTCCATGCCGGGGATGACAGGATACGAATTGCTCAAAAAGATTAAGGTGAGAAATGATaatgatttttgttattattttgattttggtttaaTTTCTTGTCGAAGATTAACAGAAGAGAAGATagaattattgatattttcctGATTTATTAGTAGTGGTTTTCCCCCTTTTCTCCctgatttttaattctctttgtTAATATCTGCAGGAGTCATCTGTTTTTAGAGAGGTTCCAGTGGTGGTTATGTCGTCTGAGAATATCTTGACCAGAATTGATAGGTAAGCTCTTGATTAAGATAAGATGCTGTTTGGTTTTAGGAGATATAagcctttatttttgtttgaattctttgatATAATTGCTTGATTTATGTGATGATATTTACTAGATTTGGATGATGTTTGTTGATTTTACCTATGCTAATGGTTTGGACATGATTCACATCTAGACTTGAATTGCATTAGTGAAAGACATGATGAACATACTTTTGGATATGATTAGATCACCTAGGGTTTGGACAGGATTAGGGCACCCAGATCACATGGTGTTTAGCCATGTGAAAAAGGGATGGAGAGAGGAGACAATGATATCTGAGGAAATTATTAAAAGAGTCAAGGGAATATTATGGTGAATAATTTGGATTTTGTTACAGGTCAATGATATTCTGTATTCCGTGTAGTTGATCTCACCTAATGGAATAAGATTGTTGATGTTGCATTAGATCCCCATATACTTTCTCATTCTAGGTTGGTTCTGGTAAAATTCATCTGTTGAGACTTAATTCATTAATAATCTCATCATGTTAGTCACATGGAGTGTTTTGGGAACATGTTGCTTCCAACTTGCACTTGTGGCTACAATGATTGAAGCATATGAAGAAATCCAGATTCCCACTTGCCTAACGGTCAACTGTTGTAAAGGACCCTGTTGGCATGGAAGCAATTATTGTCACTATAATTGCCACATAATCATACATCTTATCAATACTTCTATGCATCTATACATGAAATTATTAGCCAACACCATTAGGCTATGCTCACCCTCAGTGTTTCAATTGATTATGAATATAGTTTGTTAATAATTACTTCAACATTTGAACAAAGTTCATACCATATTCTTTATCTTTACCTctcaaatttgataattattttgactTGTAGACccaattattcatttattttttttttacttttactgaTTGGCAGTTGCTTGGAGGAAGGAGCAGAGGAGTTTCTGTTGAAACCTGTCAAGTTGTCAGATGTAAAACGCGTAACAGATTTCATCATGCGAGGCGAAGGGATGAAAGGAGTAAAAAGATCTAAAAAAAGAAGCCGATCAGATGATTGCATTCCATCTCTATCAACTGCATTTGCATCAGTTTCTCATCCATGTGATCTATCATCACCTCCATCACCATGTGTATCGCAATCGAAGAAATCTAGATTGAGCATATAGATTGAGCAGCAATGTTTATGTCTCCATTTTTGCCTAACCATTGTTCATATTCAAAAGCCTCTGATGTAATTTGCGTTTTTACACTAAACATTGCTGACAACGACTACTAGAATTAGGAATGAGGAAGAGGATGACAGAGTCATTTTGTTCTTTAGTTCGGTCGCTTACAtatttttttgctgattttGCTGCTGTACAGAGAAAGTTcattaaattaatgaaacccTCTATTTTGAGGGGTCTTCAAATTTTTGTTTACTCTGTCTCTTTATATTCACTTAACAACATTCTGAATTATGTCAAATTTTTGGACCCTCTACTTAGCCTATGTTTGGATGGGAGTTGAAATAAAAAAGGTAGAAACTGAAGTGGATTTTAAGTGAAAAATATGTATTGTAGTGAAAAGTGagaggaaaaaatattaaatgtaagAGAAGGACAAGAGTTGTCAATTTTCACTTTGTATTTTATTCTGAAGAGGACCGTTTCaacttttcttctctctttctttttcgttCCATGTCAATTCACTTCAAGCAAACAAACAATTTAGAgtagtcatttttattctatttttcttattttttatgcattttatttgtttgatttattCACTTTTGGAGCTTCATAAACATTGTTGTTGCCGTAGGGGTTTCACTCTAAGGtgtcttttattttatgtaatactGATCACCGTCCTTAGCATTCCCATGTTTAATGAATGTTTGCCTAAGTTGTGGTTAAGGATATGAGTCTGCCAAATGGGGATCCAGAAGTGTGTTTGGTTCTACATTTATCACACATTTAGGTAAAC comes from the Glycine soja cultivar W05 chromosome 6, ASM419377v2, whole genome shotgun sequence genome and includes:
- the LOC114416488 gene encoding two-component response regulator ARR6-like; translation: MAAAGDLFRHGLPEVGGAGKLHVLAVDDSHVDRKVIERLLKISSCKVTVVESGSRALQYLGLDGEKSSIGFDSVDVNLIMTDYSMPGMTGYELLKKIKESSVFREVPVVVMSSENILTRIDSCLEEGAEEFLLKPVKLSDVKRVTDFIMRGEGMKGVKRSKKRSRSDDCIPSLSTAFASVSHPCDLSSPPSPCVSQSKKSRLSI